In Trichlorobacter lovleyi, the DNA window TGGGCTTGATAACGATCTTGACATCCCGGCCCAGCAGGTTCAGGAAGTGAAACAGGCGTTCCATGGAAAAGCCTTTCAGGCGTCCACGAATTAAGGCTGATACCTTGGGCTGATCTATTCCCAGCAATTCTGCTGCCTGTGCCTGGGTCAGGTGCCGCCTTTTGATGATATCATGTATCTGGATAGAGAGCAGGGCCTTTGCCTGCATTTCTTCGGCATCAGGTAGTTCAAGGTCTGCAAACACGTTACCGCTGCTGTGGTATAATTCAATCTCTTCTTTCATATCTTGTTACCTCCCTTTGCCCC includes these proteins:
- a CDS encoding helix-turn-helix domain-containing protein, with the translated sequence MKEEIELYHSSGNVFADLELPDAEEMQAKALLSIQIHDIIKRRHLTQAQAAELLGIDQPKVSALIRGRLKGFSMERLFHFLNLLGRDVKIVIKPKARSRQLGSLRVAAA